A window of the Mesotoga prima MesG1.Ag.4.2 genome harbors these coding sequences:
- a CDS encoding carbohydrate ABC transporter permease translates to MRKSRREIVLKTVIAWIIALIWILPLMGVVMTAIRPFSEVLDGWWSLKPFTATLSNFTGALNHRTAPLYRGMINSLLIALPSTVIPLMLATLAGFGISRYGFPFRKTFILTVVLTLALPQQMIAIPIFKIMSTLGLVDTYFGLILLHTAWGIPWITFFMRNYFKTLPTDMEEAARIDGAGDLGIFFRIVLPNAFPAIASSSALQFTWVWSDFFLALILIYSPDKLLATQRIPLMRGVYHVDWGLLSAASLMVMIVPILIYVLLQRYYVKGMVGWTIK, encoded by the coding sequence ATGAGAAAGTCAAGGAGAGAGATTGTTCTAAAAACAGTCATTGCCTGGATTATCGCCCTCATATGGATCCTTCCGTTGATGGGCGTAGTTATGACAGCAATTAGGCCCTTTAGTGAAGTATTGGACGGTTGGTGGAGTCTCAAGCCGTTCACTGCAACTCTATCAAACTTCACCGGGGCACTTAATCATCGTACAGCACCACTTTATAGGGGGATGATCAACTCTCTGTTAATTGCTCTTCCCTCTACGGTAATCCCCTTAATGCTAGCAACATTGGCAGGCTTTGGAATTTCCAGATATGGATTCCCGTTCAGGAAGACGTTTATTCTAACCGTTGTGCTCACTCTTGCGCTCCCTCAGCAGATGATTGCTATTCCTATCTTTAAAATAATGAGCACTCTAGGGTTGGTAGACACTTACTTCGGTCTTATTCTTCTCCACACTGCGTGGGGAATACCATGGATAACTTTCTTCATGCGTAATTACTTCAAGACTCTTCCGACCGATATGGAGGAGGCAGCCAGAATCGATGGAGCCGGAGACTTGGGTATCTTCTTCAGGATTGTACTTCCCAATGCTTTCCCGGCAATTGCTTCGTCCTCTGCTTTGCAGTTCACATGGGTATGGAGCGACTTTTTCCTTGCTCTTATTCTCATCTATTCTCCGGACAAACTCCTGGCAACTCAAAGGATTCCATTAATGCGAGGGGTTTACCATGTCGACTGGGGACTACTCTCCGCTGCATCTTTGATGGTGATGATCGTTCCAATTCTTATCTACGTATTGCTTCAAAGATATTACGTCAAAGGAATGGTCGGATGGACAATAAAATAG
- a CDS encoding ABC transporter substrate-binding protein yields MKKLLVTVLVVLSTALISSTVSVIGPWSGVEMDAFLPVLEEFKAKTGIDYTYQTYRAEDLANVLPAQFSAKKAPADVIFMWSNFITSNTQHVVDLSDVIDTDAYIPGALDNVKTSDGRVFGISYTAKVKPGFWYRKSFFESHGLKAPTTWDEFVALLEKIETIPGVKDAIASGNGVGWPLSDVTEHFLITFGGPELQKDLIEGNTTWRSYAVRNAMEKLVYLLEKGYFSEPTEWTTILEQWWNGDYGLYFMGQWITGMVDDPNDLAVFSLPGNRGMVFSIDYAFVPEYATNKAEALELVKFLSSVEGQSIQVAQGGHIATVGVDMSNYPAVDKEIAKLTEGVETLNDLDDSIGGLWQTAFWDQLKLIWVRPERLDDALMDLDEKMPK; encoded by the coding sequence ATGAAGAAGCTTTTGGTAACAGTCCTAGTTGTTCTCTCCACCGCATTGATCTCTAGCACTGTTTCGGTTATTGGTCCCTGGTCTGGCGTTGAGATGGACGCTTTCCTTCCAGTCCTCGAAGAATTCAAGGCAAAGACAGGCATCGATTACACCTACCAGACATACAGGGCAGAAGACCTGGCAAATGTTCTGCCGGCACAGTTTTCTGCAAAGAAGGCACCAGCAGACGTGATCTTCATGTGGTCGAACTTCATTACAAGCAACACACAACACGTGGTTGATTTATCTGATGTGATTGATACCGATGCGTATATTCCGGGTGCACTCGACAATGTCAAGACTTCAGACGGGAGAGTCTTCGGGATTTCTTACACCGCAAAAGTCAAACCGGGGTTCTGGTACAGAAAATCCTTCTTTGAAAGCCATGGTTTGAAGGCACCTACTACATGGGATGAATTTGTTGCTCTCCTTGAAAAAATCGAGACTATACCAGGAGTGAAGGACGCTATTGCAAGCGGCAATGGAGTAGGGTGGCCTCTTTCAGATGTCACCGAACACTTCCTAATTACCTTTGGCGGCCCCGAACTCCAGAAGGACCTAATCGAAGGAAACACGACCTGGAGGAGTTACGCGGTCAGGAACGCCATGGAAAAGCTAGTCTATCTTCTCGAAAAGGGATACTTCAGTGAACCCACAGAGTGGACAACTATACTCGAGCAGTGGTGGAACGGAGATTACGGTCTTTACTTCATGGGACAGTGGATAACGGGAATGGTAGACGACCCGAATGATCTGGCTGTCTTCAGTCTTCCGGGAAATCGCGGGATGGTTTTCAGTATTGACTATGCATTTGTGCCCGAATACGCAACCAACAAGGCAGAAGCTCTGGAACTTGTGAAATTCCTTTCGAGTGTGGAAGGTCAGAGCATTCAGGTTGCGCAGGGTGGCCATATTGCAACCGTCGGAGTCGACATGTCTAATTATCCTGCGGTCGACAAGGAGATTGCGAAGTTGACAGAGGGTGTTGAGACATTAAATGATCTCGATGATTCCATCGGCGGTCTCTGGCAGACAGCATTCTGGGACCAGCTTAAACTAATCTGGGTAAGACCGGAAAGGCTTGACGACGCGCTGATGGACCTTGATGAAAAAATGCCGAAGTAA
- a CDS encoding carbohydrate ABC transporter permease, whose protein sequence is MALRKAKFRHFSYFILPALLLLVIFVLYPTFNTIFLSFVDSEGNLSLSNYREVFSSRDILDPRGLERGFPFGSLIHNLMWIAIHLPLTTLVGLFLAILLRDVKGGGIVKSIIFLGMVMPMIVGGIMIRFMFEENVGVVNLVLQTLGLEGKTWTAYPETALFALIFGSVWLWTGFSMILYSAGLETIPNTYYEAAQIDGASKFKMLLKITIPLLKPITVVVLTMTLLWELKVFDIVYIATMGGPGGSSNVLALQMYLYGFREWDFGKSAVVAVLITASTLLAAIPMMKSAGDEAE, encoded by the coding sequence TTGGCTTTGAGAAAGGCAAAATTCAGGCACTTCAGCTACTTCATTCTGCCGGCGTTGTTGCTTCTAGTGATTTTCGTTTTATATCCTACGTTCAACACGATTTTCCTGAGCTTTGTTGACAGCGAAGGGAACCTTTCACTCTCAAACTACAGAGAAGTGTTTTCCAGCAGGGATATCCTAGATCCCCGGGGACTAGAGAGAGGTTTTCCTTTTGGTTCACTTATTCATAACTTAATGTGGATCGCGATCCATCTGCCATTAACTACCCTTGTGGGTTTATTTCTGGCTATCCTTCTGCGAGACGTAAAGGGAGGGGGAATAGTAAAGTCGATAATATTCCTTGGCATGGTTATGCCAATGATAGTGGGCGGAATAATGATTCGATTCATGTTCGAGGAAAACGTTGGCGTTGTGAATCTAGTTCTGCAGACACTTGGACTGGAAGGTAAGACTTGGACAGCATATCCAGAGACGGCTCTCTTTGCACTGATCTTCGGCTCTGTCTGGTTGTGGACAGGCTTCTCAATGATTCTCTATTCTGCCGGGCTTGAGACTATTCCCAACACATACTATGAAGCAGCCCAGATAGACGGCGCATCAAAGTTCAAAATGCTACTTAAGATAACGATTCCATTGTTGAAACCAATCACCGTTGTCGTACTTACAATGACTCTGCTGTGGGAACTGAAGGTCTTCGATATTGTTTATATTGCAACTATGGGAGGGCCAGGTGGTTCATCAAACGTTCTTGCGCTTCAAATGTATCTTTATGGCTTTCGAGAGTGGGACTTTGGAAAATCTGCAGTAGTTGCGGTTTTAATTACCGCTTCAACTCTACTGGCTGCGATTCCCATGATGAAATCGGCGGGAGATGAGGCAGAATGA